The Zobellia alginiliquefaciens genome contains a region encoding:
- a CDS encoding sulfatase family protein: MQFNSSLKFFLLGLLSFYSLLNAQKNNKPNYVIILGDDISANTLGSYGSPNPNTSPNIDKLASKGIKFTNMFVSQAICAPARAELMTGMMPIKNGCDINHAATKKGTLSIVQHLEKLGYRVGLTGKRHFKPHSVYPYEFIDGFTKSVGFRGPAPEDWSGVKEFVTRNSNQPFCLLICSVNAHAPWDAGDSSLWNTEDLILPDNLVDTEVTRKYFREYLAEVRAFDEQVGKTINLIKDNDLENSTAMIVLDENGTGMPGGKWTTYDWGVRSACVMKWPKSYNQNLETDAIAQYCDIVPTLIDAAGGKVPANLDGKSLMPIIKKKAKTHRDYAFFLYNSGTEGPEYASRAVTDGKFKLIWNLTPDNLYAVRVINGFDYGYVDKKMPDRDVRQIYLSWLEKAGYDNTASSLVQRYKKRPEFELYNLDDDPFEMNNLAEDSRFTSNIKELKTAIERWMQQQGDQIALQAKK, encoded by the coding sequence ATGCAATTTAATAGTTCACTAAAGTTTTTCTTATTGGGGCTTTTAAGCTTTTATTCATTGCTTAATGCTCAAAAAAATAATAAGCCAAATTATGTAATTATTTTAGGGGATGATATTAGTGCCAATACTTTAGGTAGCTACGGTTCTCCAAATCCAAATACGTCTCCTAACATAGATAAATTGGCAAGTAAAGGTATAAAGTTTACCAATATGTTTGTTTCTCAAGCTATATGTGCACCAGCTCGGGCAGAATTAATGACAGGCATGATGCCAATAAAAAACGGGTGCGATATTAACCATGCAGCCACAAAAAAAGGCACACTTAGTATTGTGCAACATTTAGAGAAATTAGGGTATCGTGTAGGCTTAACAGGTAAGCGACATTTTAAACCACATTCAGTTTATCCCTATGAGTTTATAGATGGGTTTACAAAAAGTGTTGGTTTTAGAGGGCCAGCACCAGAAGATTGGAGCGGAGTAAAAGAATTCGTAACTCGCAATTCTAATCAACCGTTTTGCTTACTTATATGTTCTGTTAATGCCCACGCACCTTGGGATGCAGGAGATAGTAGTTTATGGAATACTGAAGACTTAATATTACCAGACAATCTAGTAGATACGGAGGTTACTCGTAAATATTTTCGAGAATATTTAGCTGAAGTTAGAGCGTTTGATGAACAAGTTGGTAAAACCATAAACCTGATAAAAGACAATGATTTAGAAAACAGTACTGCTATGATTGTTTTAGATGAAAACGGTACTGGTATGCCAGGTGGTAAGTGGACAACATACGATTGGGGTGTTCGGTCTGCATGTGTAATGAAGTGGCCAAAATCTTATAATCAAAACTTGGAAACCGATGCTATTGCTCAATATTGTGATATTGTTCCAACTTTAATTGATGCAGCTGGAGGAAAAGTACCCGCTAATCTTGATGGGAAAAGCTTAATGCCAATTATTAAGAAGAAAGCTAAAACACATAGAGATTATGCTTTTTTCTTATACAACAGTGGTACTGAAGGTCCAGAGTATGCTTCTAGAGCTGTTACGGATGGGAAATTTAAACTTATCTGGAATTTAACACCTGACAATCTTTATGCGGTACGTGTAATTAATGGGTTTGATTATGGTTATGTAGACAAAAAAATGCCAGATAGAGATGTTAGACAGATATATCTTTCTTGGCTTGAAAAAGCAGGGTATGATAACACAGCAAGCAGCTTAGTACAACGCTATAAAAAAAGACCAGAATTTGAATTGTATAATTTAGACGATGACCCGTTTGAGATGAACAATTTAGCCGAAGATTCCCGATTCACATCAAATATTAAAGAGCTAAAAACAGCCATCGAAAGATGGATGCAACAACAAGGAGATCAAATAGCTTTACAAGCTAAAAAGTAA
- a CDS encoding sulfatase family protein, producing MNKIALFSLVILLFVSCKQKNIKAVNVVEDAVKPNIILIFTDDQGYGDLGCYGSPNIETPNIDLMASEGIRLTSFYAAAVCGPSRAQLMTGSYHSRVSHSFNELPNSKLGLHPDEITIAEVLKKADYKTMHIGKWHLGDVPEFLPTNQGFDSFFGFPYSHDMWPYHCNTVVEELKDTVLMQEILKRKKKLGYTVGGSWNFPDLPLMENEKVIELDPDQNEMTRRYTDKALEFIEENSKEPFFLYLAHTMPHTNFFVSDNYKGKSERGLYGDAVMEVDWSTGQILNKLKELGIDDNTLVVFSSDNGPTPKYATDGGSAGLLKGAKGSMYEGGLRVPAIFRWPGTILSGARSNAMSSTIDLLATFANIAGVEIPKDRVVDGKNLMPLLTGQAEGSPHEYLHYFALNNYKKPSNYKAIRNKDWKLFVKRTDSSEFKPLELYHLNEDPSEKYNRISQYPEIVNKLLKEAEHFYQWLEENRRPVGQINIPNQ from the coding sequence ATGAACAAAATAGCACTGTTTTCATTGGTTATCTTATTATTTGTGTCGTGTAAACAAAAAAATATAAAGGCTGTTAATGTTGTTGAAGATGCTGTTAAACCTAATATCATTTTAATTTTTACAGATGATCAAGGTTATGGAGATTTAGGCTGTTATGGTTCGCCCAATATAGAAACACCAAATATAGATTTAATGGCGAGTGAAGGTATTCGGCTAACTAGCTTTTATGCAGCAGCCGTTTGCGGGCCTTCTCGCGCACAATTAATGACAGGTAGTTACCATTCTAGAGTTAGTCATTCTTTTAACGAATTACCGAATTCAAAATTAGGACTTCATCCAGACGAAATTACCATTGCCGAAGTTTTAAAAAAAGCAGATTATAAAACCATGCATATTGGCAAATGGCATTTGGGAGATGTTCCCGAGTTTTTACCTACAAATCAAGGGTTCGATTCGTTTTTTGGTTTTCCGTACTCGCACGATATGTGGCCTTATCATTGTAACACAGTGGTAGAAGAATTAAAGGATACAGTCTTGATGCAGGAAATTTTAAAGCGCAAGAAAAAGTTAGGGTATACCGTTGGAGGTTCTTGGAATTTCCCTGATTTGCCACTTATGGAAAACGAAAAGGTAATTGAGTTAGATCCGGATCAAAACGAAATGACCAGACGTTATACCGATAAAGCTCTTGAATTTATTGAAGAGAATAGCAAAGAACCATTTTTCCTTTATTTGGCACACACAATGCCACATACAAACTTTTTTGTAAGTGATAATTATAAAGGAAAATCTGAAAGAGGTTTATATGGAGATGCTGTAATGGAAGTCGACTGGAGTACCGGACAAATACTAAATAAATTAAAAGAATTAGGAATAGATGATAATACCTTGGTTGTTTTTTCTTCTGATAATGGGCCAACACCAAAATACGCCACCGATGGTGGTTCTGCGGGACTATTAAAAGGAGCAAAAGGCAGCATGTATGAAGGTGGTTTACGGGTTCCTGCGATATTTAGATGGCCAGGGACTATTCTTTCCGGAGCGAGAAGCAATGCTATGTCCAGTACCATAGATTTATTGGCAACATTTGCTAATATAGCTGGGGTAGAGATTCCAAAAGACCGAGTTGTTGATGGAAAGAATTTAATGCCGCTACTAACCGGGCAAGCTGAAGGTAGCCCTCATGAATACCTTCATTATTTTGCGTTGAATAATTATAAGAAGCCCTCTAATTACAAAGCCATCCGTAATAAAGATTGGAAATTATTTGTAAAAAGAACCGATTCCAGTGAGTTTAAACCTCTTGAATTATACCACTTAAACGAAGATCCTTCCGAGAAATATAACAGAATAAGCCAATACCCGGAGATAGTAAATAAACTGCTTAAAGAAGCAGAACATTTTTATCAATGGCTAGAAGAGAACCGAAGACCTGTTGGACAGATTAATATACCGAACCAATGA
- a CDS encoding glycoside hydrolase family 172 protein, whose translation MKKILNLRQLKFHLAIVAIVSTVSCTTQETKESGVSISSLLNEMIDRDAITKFPTKDFRLNQESSYNRASKTPNDTVGWFTNQDFNRKNKEEDQNFIRTEEINGQKEWVLMDHQGPGAIVRTWMPFLNAQKPTTTSTIKIYLDGAKEPTLQGNMLGLLNGTGLFPFPFAHKSLRSAVSFFPIPYAKSCKITVTEKPFFYQFTYREYDEGTKIKTFTLKDFKEENTLVKKVGDALLAPEKITEGKHFTLSETLNTGEEKSVELTSGTNAVRGLSLKLDSYKDSTVTRSVVLKIEFDGQETVWSPIGDFFGSGIGLNPFQGWYRTVANDGTMSSRWVMPYQKNGRISVVNLGSNPIDVKLEAVVGDYTWDENSMYFNAAWRGEYPVSTRPFSDWNYVTLKGRGVYVGDALTIWNPVKRWWGEGDEKIWVDGEDFPSIFGTGTEDYYGYSWGGMSNDFYEHPFHAQPNSNKYNKHNRKTEAEIGDRNTQKYSTETRTRALDGMPFGSSLQLDMEIWSWTKCDMEYGVGVYWYGDAATKSNCKADPEAVKDLLGATKIIIEE comes from the coding sequence ATGAAGAAGATTTTAAATTTAAGACAATTAAAGTTTCATTTAGCTATAGTTGCAATTGTATCAACCGTTTCTTGCACAACTCAAGAAACTAAAGAATCCGGTGTAAGTATTTCGTCATTGTTAAATGAAATGATCGATCGCGATGCTATTACTAAATTCCCAACAAAGGATTTTCGCTTAAATCAAGAAAGTAGTTACAACAGAGCATCAAAAACACCAAATGATACGGTAGGCTGGTTTACAAATCAGGACTTCAACAGGAAAAATAAGGAAGAAGACCAAAATTTTATTCGAACAGAAGAAATCAATGGCCAAAAAGAATGGGTATTAATGGATCATCAAGGCCCTGGTGCTATAGTTCGTACGTGGATGCCTTTTTTAAACGCACAAAAACCAACAACAACCAGTACTATCAAAATTTATCTAGATGGAGCTAAAGAACCAACTTTACAAGGAAATATGTTGGGACTTTTGAATGGCACGGGTTTGTTTCCTTTTCCTTTTGCCCATAAATCATTGCGATCGGCGGTTTCTTTTTTTCCTATTCCATATGCTAAAAGTTGTAAGATAACAGTAACCGAAAAACCATTTTTCTATCAATTTACGTATCGCGAGTATGATGAGGGAACCAAAATTAAAACCTTCACTTTAAAAGATTTTAAAGAGGAAAATACTTTAGTTAAAAAAGTTGGTGATGCTTTATTGGCTCCGGAAAAAATAACAGAAGGAAAACATTTTACGTTATCGGAAACCTTAAATACAGGTGAAGAAAAATCTGTTGAATTAACTTCTGGTACAAATGCTGTTCGAGGTTTATCATTGAAATTAGATAGTTATAAAGATTCTACGGTTACACGATCGGTAGTTTTAAAAATCGAATTTGATGGGCAAGAAACGGTATGGAGTCCTATTGGCGACTTTTTTGGTAGTGGAATAGGTTTGAACCCTTTTCAAGGCTGGTACAGAACCGTTGCGAATGATGGTACGATGTCCAGTAGATGGGTAATGCCATATCAAAAAAACGGAAGAATCTCTGTTGTTAATCTAGGGAGCAATCCTATCGATGTAAAGTTAGAAGCTGTAGTTGGCGATTATACCTGGGATGAAAATAGCATGTATTTTAATGCGGCCTGGAGAGGGGAATATCCCGTTTCTACAAGACCATTCTCCGACTGGAATTATGTAACCCTAAAAGGAAGAGGTGTATATGTTGGTGATGCTTTAACGATATGGAATCCTGTAAAGAGATGGTGGGGTGAAGGCGATGAAAAGATTTGGGTAGACGGAGAAGATTTTCCATCAATTTTCGGAACCGGAACCGAAGACTATTATGGATATTCATGGGGAGGTATGAGCAACGATTTTTATGAACATCCGTTTCATGCACAACCAAACTCTAATAAATACAATAAGCACAATAGAAAAACCGAAGCAGAGATAGGTGATAGAAACACCCAAAAATACAGCACGGAAACAAGAACCCGCGCATTAGACGGTATGCCTTTTGGCAGCTCGTTACAACTGGATATGGAAATTTGGAGTTGGACTAAATGCGATATGGAGTATGGGGTCGGGGTGTATTGGTATGGAGATGCGGCTACAAAATCTAATTGTAAAGCAGATCCTGAGGCCGTTAAAGATTTGTTGGGTGCTACCAAAATAATTATAGAGGAATAA
- a CDS encoding alpha-L-fucosidase → MKKLFLLAVLTVMVNQVGAQVKYEYPMPEYTPTKGNLEARKEFQDMKFGMFIHWGVYSVLGDGEWVMYQQKIDLDTYKKLPKFFDPVDFDAEEWVKIAKSAGMKYITITSRHHDSFSMFDTDATDYDIIDATRFERDPLRELAEACKKEGIKLNFYYSLLDWARDDYKKGKKGDEEAWADYVTFMKAQLTELLTNYGDIGCIWFDGHWDRKKANWNYDELYTLIHELSPNTLIANNHHIQPIPGEDVQTFERDLPGENKGGYSAGVEISPLPLESCATMAKTWGFDLNDKKYKTTKQLVHFLVKAAGKNGNLLLNVGPMPNGEIQPEFVTTLGEMGEWTTQYGESIYGTRGGLIKTQDWGTITQKEKTLYVHVLDVPSEPYIFIPELTKKVKSVSSFDGSEKIKFKQVKEGIFLYPKSLDEDSIDTIFKMEIR, encoded by the coding sequence ATGAAAAAGTTATTTTTATTAGCTGTATTAACCGTAATGGTCAACCAAGTTGGCGCACAGGTAAAATACGAATACCCAATGCCGGAGTATACGCCAACTAAGGGAAACCTAGAAGCGCGTAAAGAATTCCAGGATATGAAATTCGGAATGTTTATACATTGGGGCGTTTATAGCGTTTTAGGCGATGGCGAATGGGTAATGTACCAGCAGAAAATAGATTTGGACACCTATAAAAAACTTCCAAAATTCTTTGATCCAGTAGATTTTGATGCAGAGGAATGGGTTAAAATTGCCAAATCGGCAGGTATGAAATACATAACTATAACTTCAAGACATCATGATAGTTTTAGCATGTTCGACACAGATGCTACCGACTATGATATTATAGATGCTACGCGGTTTGAAAGAGACCCACTTAGAGAGCTGGCCGAGGCCTGTAAAAAAGAAGGCATCAAGTTAAATTTCTACTATTCGCTCTTAGATTGGGCCAGGGACGATTATAAAAAAGGAAAGAAAGGCGATGAAGAAGCATGGGCAGATTATGTTACGTTTATGAAAGCACAGTTAACGGAACTTCTTACCAATTACGGTGACATAGGTTGCATCTGGTTCGATGGTCACTGGGATAGGAAAAAAGCGAATTGGAATTATGATGAGCTGTATACCTTGATTCATGAGTTGAGCCCTAATACGTTAATAGCCAACAATCACCACATACAGCCTATACCGGGAGAAGATGTTCAAACTTTTGAAAGAGATCTGCCAGGGGAAAACAAAGGTGGATATAGTGCTGGTGTAGAGATTAGCCCTTTGCCTTTGGAGTCTTGTGCTACAATGGCTAAAACATGGGGTTTTGACCTGAACGATAAAAAGTACAAAACCACAAAACAACTGGTTCACTTTTTGGTTAAAGCAGCAGGTAAAAACGGAAATTTATTGCTTAATGTAGGTCCAATGCCAAACGGTGAAATTCAACCTGAATTTGTTACTACCCTTGGTGAAATGGGAGAGTGGACCACCCAGTACGGAGAAAGTATTTACGGCACAAGGGGCGGCCTGATAAAAACACAGGATTGGGGAACTATAACCCAAAAGGAAAAAACCCTTTACGTACATGTGTTGGATGTACCTTCCGAGCCCTACATCTTTATTCCAGAACTCACTAAAAAAGTAAAATCCGTTTCTTCTTTTGATGGATCGGAAAAAATAAAGTTCAAGCAGGTTAAAGAAGGCATATTTCTATATCCAAAATCTTTGGACGAGGATAGTATAGATACCATTTTTAAAATGGAAATACGTTAA